The following proteins are co-located in the Solanum pennellii chromosome 1, SPENNV200 genome:
- the LOC107023084 gene encoding uncharacterized protein LOC107023084, with protein sequence MDEEDAEKTAFITLWGVYQYRVMSFGLKNAGATYMRAMTTIFHDMIYKEIEVCVDDVIIKSRESSDHLTHLKKFFDRLHRYNWKLNPAKCAFGVPARKLLGFIYVQKLCKKFRNIEFRHSPRIQNELSVVLATISSMIKHPETDYIDPLDIELKGHPIHCFHVETEPDGLPWYFDIKKYLESGTYPEDATANQQKSIRRVALNLFLSGEVLYRRTPDLGLLRCIDVVEVVKLIEQIHAGVCRTHMNVLTLARKILRAGYFWITMENDCCKFVQKCHKCQVHDDLISVPPHELNSISSPWPFVAWGMDVIGPI encoded by the exons ATGGATGAGGAAGACGCAGAAAAGACGGCTTTCATTACACTGTGGGGTGTATATCAGTACAGGGTGATGTCGTTTGGCCTCAAGAATGCGGGTGCCACCTACATGAGAGCTATGACGACCATTTTTCACGACATGATCTATAAGGAGATTGAAGTGTGCGTGGATGACGTCATAATCAAGTCCCGCGAGAGTTCAGACCACTTGACACATCTAAAGAAATTCTTTGATCGTCTGCATCGTTACAACTGGAAGTTGAATCCTGCCAAATGCGCTTTTGGAGTACCAGCCAGgaagttgttgggatttata TACGTGCAGAAGTTGTGCAAAAAATTTCGTAACATCGAGTTCAGACATTCTCCTAGAATACAGAATGAATTGTCCGTTGTTCTTGCCACCATCTCTTCGATGATTAAACATCCGGAAACagattatattgatcctctggatatagagttgaaagGACATCCAATCCATTGTTTCCATGTTGAAACAGAACCAGACGGTTTgccttggtattttgatataaagaagtatttggaaTCTGGAACTTATCCTGAAGATGCTACGGCCAACCAACAGAAGTCGATACGCCGTGTGGCTCTCAATTTATTTCTAAGTGGAGAAGTACTTTATAGAAGGACTCCAGATTTGGGTCTTCTAAGATgtattgatgttgttgaagttgtgaagcttattgaacagatacatgctgGAGTTTGTCGTACGCATATGAACGTGCTCACTTTGGCAAGAAAGATCCTACGAGCCGGGTATTTCTGGATAactatggagaatgattgttgcaaATTTGTGCAAAAGTGCcacaaatgtcaagtgcacgaTGATTTGATCAGTGTGCCACCTCACGAACTTAATTCTATaagttcaccttggccattcgtagcttggggaatggatgtcatcggtccgATATAG